A window of Fragaria vesca subsp. vesca linkage group LG7, FraVesHawaii_1.0, whole genome shotgun sequence contains these coding sequences:
- the LOC101306961 gene encoding uncharacterized protein LOC101306961, translated as MAGREEYRIFVGGLAYEVTEHELESAFARFGKVHEAQIMLERDTKRPRGFGFITFGDRRAMEDAIREMHGQELGSRTISVNKAQPRMGGEDSDHGYRGGGGGGGYSSGGRRSYGGGGDRSVGQDECFKCGRTGHWARDCPSAGGGRGGGGGSFSSHSRFGGGGRVDRFGGDHDRYMDDRYDGGRYGDRDRFDSREDKYGSRDRYVSDRYPAGDRFASDRYGGSDRYPQNGYGKDRGYDRDGGVRGGSDRYGRGGPARDEGGYRSRAGPYDRPSRGGRPSSFDRY; from the exons ATGGCCGGGAGAGAAGAGTACCGAATCTTCGTCGGAGGTTTAGCCTATGAAGTCACAGAGCATGAGCTCGAGAGCGCCTTCGCTCGCTTTGGCAAAGTCCATGAAGCGCAG ATCATGCTGGAAAGAGATACAAAGCGTCCTCGTGGTTTTGGTTTTATCACATTTGGAGATCGACGAGCAATGGAAGATGCAATCCGGGAGATGCATGGACAGGAATTGGGTTCCCGCACTATCTCTGTGAACAAAGCCCAACCCAGGATGGGAGGTGAAGATTCTGATCATGGCTATAGAGGAGGAGGAGGAGGGGGAGGATACTCTTCTGGTGGCAGGAGAAGCTATGGAGGAGGTGGTGATAGATCTGTGGGCCAAGATGAATGCTTCAAGTGTGGGCGTACAGGACATTGGGCTCGAGACTGCCCATCTGCTGGTGGTGGAAGAGGTGGAGGGGGAGGTTCATTCTCTTCACATTCTAGGTTTGGGGGAGGTGGGCGTGTGGATCGCTTTGGTGGAGATCATGATCGCTACATGGATGACCGTTATGATGGAGGGCGCTATGGAGATAGGGATCGTTTTGACAGCAGGGAGGACAAATATGGGAGCCGTGATCGCTATGTCAGTGACAG GTACCCAGCTGGTGATCGTTTCGCTAGTGACAGATATGGTGGTTCTGATCGTTACCCCCAAAATGGCTATGGAAAAGACAGAGGCTATGACAGGGATGGTGGAGTGAGAGGTGGCAGTGATAGATATGGAAGAGGAGGTCCAGCAAGAGATGAGGGAGGTTACCGTAGCAGGGCTGGCCCTTACGACCGCCCTAGCAGGGGAGGCCGCCCATCTTCTTTTGACCGCTACTAA
- the LOC101307250 gene encoding uncharacterized protein ycf45-like encodes MRALSSQLVLLDLQTSWHSANQIPISTLCYLHTSKLSSSFRRTRGAHKSIASSRHSSTSPAPEIRRPSDRFFSGNSPSSSSGSSASTSRTEMEMFLELLPERMKSELYRHEEIGKLIEVVMDLGRPPIARFPTGDWVISETPVSHEDLRLAVSKVSEFSDDNRSGINNSLHRISAIRNRKLQIIGLTCRVGRAVSGSAEVIRDLVEGGGSILVIGPPGVGKTTLIREIARMLADEHMKRVVIVDTSNEIGGDGDVPHAGIGRARRMQVPNVNMQHNIMIEAVENHMPQTIIIDEIGTELEALAASTIAQRGVQLVGTAHGMTIDNIIKNPSLQILVGGIESVTLGDEEARKRKVQKTILERKGPPTFTCAVEIISKTEFRVHHRLDATVDAILAGKSPLFEVRRIDADADDSCMPTQISEHNYLKASDFVVTTDIVASVLESDEEDLDPPPNVSRRLSSDKSAKKRSSPVCIYTYKILEADLLQVAKVMGLEDEIEVSDDIGTADAIIASSAEMKQNPWIRSVAKFHQLPVFVMKSNTMAQIVKAVRMILEMESVGSLPKQLVNNSFDIEIEDDAPKRKPSLEEIDALEEVRLAIEYIVIPGGEAVELLPRCSEIIARQLELVESYQLAAENSGTKRNPRLQILPMRINKKSSSKPVKSGSIKSTNSKSLTGGGGGSSVTRLPLLSEQ; translated from the exons ATGAGAGCTCTGAGCTCGCAATTGGTGCTACTCGATCTCCAGACCTCATGGCACTCGGCCAACCAAATCCCCATCTCCACCCTCTGCTATCTCCACACCTCCAAACTCTCCTCCTCATTTCGTCGGACACGTGGCGCGCACAAGTCAATCGCTTCGTCCCGACACTCCTCCACCTCGCCGGCGCCGGAGATTCGCCGCCCCTCGGATCGGTTCTTCTCCGGTAACTCTCCGTCTTCGAGTTCCGGGAGCTCGGCGTCCACGTCGCGGACGGAGATGGAGATGTTTCTGGAGCTGCTGCCGGAGAGGATGAAGAGCGAGCTGTACAGGCATGAGGAGATCGGGAAGCTCATTGAGGTTGTGATGGATTTGGGGCGGCCTCCGATCGCGAGGTTTCCGACCGGTGATTGGGTGATCTCGGAGACTCCGGTCAGCCATGAAGATCTCCGGCTCGCTGTTTCTAAG GTTAGTGAGTTTTCGGATGATAACCGTTCTGGAATTAATAACTCGTTACATCGTATTAGTGCTATTCGAAACCGAAAGCTGCAAATCATTGGACTTACTTGCCGGGTGGGGAGAGCGGTGTCAGGGAGTGCCGAGGTCATCCGCGACTTGGTTGAGGGTGGAGGTTCAATCTTGGTGATAGGACCTCCCGGAGTTGGCAAGACGACCTTGATCAG AGAAATTGCTAGAATGTTGGCAGATGAGCATATGAAGCGTGTGGTAATAGTGGATACATCTAATGAGATTGGAGGAGATGGAGATGTTCCGCATGCAGGAATAGGCCGTGCAAGGAGGATGCAAGTTCCTAATGTCAACATGCAGCATAAT ATTATGATTGAAGCAGTTGAAAATCATATGCCTCAAACCATTATAATAGATGAAATTGGGACAGAGCTTGAAGCATTGGCTGCCAGCACTATTGCCCAAAGAGGAGTTCAACTAGTTGGAACTGCACATGGAATGACAATAGACAACATCATAAAGAATCCTTCTTTACAAATCCTTGTTGGTGGCATAGAG AGTGTGACCCTGGGAGATGAAGAAGCGAGAAAGAGGAAAGTTCAAAAGACAATTCTTGAAAGAAAGGGGCCTCCTACATTTACATGTGCTGTTGAGATCATATCTAAAACAGAATTTCGTGTTCATCACAGATTAGATGCAACAGTTGATGCTATACTAGCTG GGAAATCTCCTTTGTTTGAAGTTCGTCGTATTGATGCTGATGCTGATGACTCTTGCATGCCTACTCAAATCTCTGAACACAACTATCTGAAAGCATCAGATTTTGTTGTTACTACAGACATAGTTGCTAGTGTTTTGGAGTCTGACGAGGAAGATCTAGATCCTCCACCCAATGTGTCTAGAAGATTGAGCAGTGATAAATCTGCGAAGAAGAGAAGTTCACCAGTGTGTATATATACATACAAG ATCCTTGAAGCTGACCTACTGCAAGTAGCAAAGGTAATGGGGCTTGAGGATGAAATTGAGGTATCTGATGATATTGGAACAGCAGATGCAATTATAGCATCAAGTGCTGAAATGAAGCAAAACCCATGGATCCGTAGTGTAGCAAAATTTCACCAGTTGCCTGTATTTGTCATGAAG TCAAATACCATGGCTCAAATCGTGAAGGCAGTTCGTATGATTCTTGAAATGGAATCAGTTGGCTCTTTGCCAAAGCAGCTTGTCAATAATTCCTTTGACATTGAAATTGAAGATGATGCACCCAAAAGAAAACCATCTTTAGAAGAGATCGATGCATTGGAG GAGGTTCGACTTGCAATCGAGTATATTGTAATTCCTGGTGGAGAGGCAGTAGAGCTCCTTCCAAGATGCTCCGAAATAATTGCTAGACAGCTGGAACTGGTGGAAAGTTATCAGTTGGCAGCTGAAAATTCAGGCACTAAGCGCAATCCGAGGTTGCAGATTCTTCCCATGAGGATAAACAAGAAGAGTTCATCAAAACCTGTAAAATCCGGTTCTATAAAATCGACCAACTCTAAATCACTAACTGGTGGGGGTGGTGGTAGCAGTGTTACTAGGCTCCCCCTTTTATCAGAACAATAG
- the LOC101309485 gene encoding vinorine synthase-like produces MKKIEVSINSKHTIKPSSSSTPLQPYKLTLLDQLTPPTYVPMVFFYPITDHVFNLPQTLADLRQALSETLTLYYPLSGRVKNNLYIDDFEEGIPYLEARVNCDMTDFLRLRKIECLNEFVPIKTFSMEAISDERYPLLGVQVNILDSGIAIGVFISHKLIDGRTAYCFLKSWGAVFRGCREDVIHPSLSEAALLFPPRDDLPEKYAGQMEGLWFAGKNVATRRFVFGAKVISSIQDEAKSESVPKPSRVQAVTGFLWKHLIAASRALTSGTTSTKLSIAAQAVNIRSRMNMETVLDNATGNLMWWAPAILQPSHTTPEISDLKLCDLVNLLNGSVKQCNGDYFETFKGKEGYGRMCEYLDFQRTMSSMEPAPEIYLFSSWTNFFNALDFGWGRTSWIGVTGKIESAFCNSTMLVPTQCDNGIEAWVNLEEEKMAMLEQDPQFLAVASPNPPISRC; encoded by the exons ATGAAGAAAATTGAGGTCAGTATAAATTCCAAACACACCATCAAACCATCATCTTCCTCTACACCACTACAGCCTTACAAGCTTACCCTCCTGGACCAGCTCACTCCTCCAACGTATGTCCCTATGGTATTCTTCTACCCCATTACTGACCATGTCTTCAATCTTCCTCAAACCCTAGCAGACTTAAGACAAGCCCTTTCCGAGACTCTCACTTTGTACTATCCACTCTCTGGAAGGGTCAAAAACAACCTATACATCGATGATTTTGAAGAGGGTATCCCATACCTTGAGGCTCGAGTGAATTGTGACATGACTGATTTTCTAAGGCTTCGGAAAATCGAGTGCCTAAATGAGTTTGTTCCAATAAAAACATTTAGTATGGAAGCAATATCTGATGAGCGTTACCCCTTGCTTGGAGTTCAAGTCAACATTTTGGACTCTGGAATAGCAATCGGTGTCTTCATCTCTCACAAGCTCATCGATGGAAGAACGGCATACTGTTTTCTCAAGTCCTGGGGTGCTGTTTTTCGAGGGTGTCGTGAAGATGTCATACATCCTAGTCTCTCTGAAGCAGCATTGCTTTTCCCACCGAGAGATGACTTGCCTGAAAAGTATGCCGGTCAGATGGAAGGGTTATGGTTTGCCGGAAAGAATGTTGCTACAAGGAGATTTGTATTTGGTGCGAAAGTCATATCTTCAATTCAAGATGAAGCGAAGAGCGAGTCCGTGCCCAAGCCATCACGAGTTCAGGCCGTCACTGGTTTTCTCTGGAAACATCTAATCGCTGCTTCTCGGGCACTAACATCAG GTACTACTTCAACAAAACTTTCTATAGCAGCCCAGGCAGTGAACATAAGATCACGGATGAACATGGAGACGGTGTTGGATAATGCCACTGGAAACTTGATGTGGTGGGCACCGGCCATACTACAGCCAAGTCATACAACACCAGAGATTAGTGATCTTAAGCTGTGTGACTTGGTTAACTTGCTCAATGGATCTGTCAAACAATGTAACGGTGATTACTTTGAGACTTTCAAGGGTAAAGAGGGATATGGAAGAATGTGTGAGTATCTAGATTTTCAGAGGACTATGAGTTCTATGGAACCAGCACCAGAGATTTATTTATTCTCGAGCTGGACTAATTTTTTCAATGCACTTGATTTTGGATGGGGGAGGACATCATGGATTGGAGTTACGGGAAAAATTGAATCTGCATTTTGCAATTCCACAATGTTGGTTCCAACACAATGCGATAATGGAATTGAAGCATGGGTGAATCTAGAAGAAGAGAAAATGGCTATGCTAGAACAAGATCCCCAGTTTCTAGCGGTAGCATCTCCAAACCCCCCAATTTCAAGGTGTTGA
- the LOC101307536 gene encoding uncharacterized protein LOC101307536, whose translation MGILHEDVVVISQGEKAGDPTVVTVNCPDKTGLGCDLCRVILLFGLSICRGDVSTDGKWCYIVFWVVGKPETRWNLLTKRLLEVCPSYFTTSGIYYYRPENQQPKPLDVFLLKFWCSYEQEGLLHDVTKVLCELELTIERVKVSTTPDGKVMDLFFVTDTRELLHTKRRQDETIHCLKAVLGNVLLGCEIELAESKVTACSQGSHYLPSEITEEMLSLEWTNGHLKRPFASIPISITVDNNLSPSHTLVQIFCPDHKGLVYDIMRTLKDCNLQVSYGRFYENTKGNCELDLFVVQPDGKKIVDSKKQDALCSRLRAELLCPLRVAVVNRGPDTELLVANPVELSGRGRPLVFYDITLALKDLSTRIFSAEIVRHMIRDREWEVYRFLLDEGFCPSVPRNKIEEGVRNILMGWE comes from the exons ATGGGCATTTTGCATGAGGACGTGGTAGTGATTAGCCAGGGAGAGAAGGCTGGAGATCCCACTGTGGTCACTGTGAATTGCCCCGACAAAACTGGGTTAGGCTGTGATCTGTGCAGGGTCATATTGTTGTTTGGGCTGAGCATTTGCAGAGGAG ATGTTTCGACCGACGGAAAATGGTGCTACATAGTGTTTTGGGTGGTGGGAAAGCCGGAGACTAGGTGGAATTTGCTGACAAAGAGATTGTTAGAAGTGTGTCCATCATACTTTACCACTTCTGGGATATACTATTATCGGCCGGAGAATCAGCAGCCGAAGCCACTAGATGTGTTCCTTTTGAAATTCTGGTGCTCTTATGAACAGGAAGGCCTATTGCATG ATGTCACTAAGGTTCTTTGTGAGCTTGAACTCACAATAGAGAGAGTGAAGGTGTCTACTACCCCAGATGGGAAAGTGATGGACCTTTTTTTTGTTACAGATACCAG AGAACTGCTGCATACAAAAAGACGGCAAGATGAAACAATTCATTGCCTGAAAGCTGTCTTGGGGAATGTCTTATTGGGTTGTGAAATTGAATTGGCCGAGTCAAAAGTTACTGCATGTTCACAGGGTTCTCATTATCTTCCTTCTGAAATCACTGAAGAAATGTTAAGTTTGGAGTGGACCAACGGCCACCTAAAAAGACCTTTTGCCTCCATTCCCATTTCGATAACAGTGGACAATAACCTCAGCCCATCTCACACACTAGTTCAAATATTCTGTCCAGATCATAAAGGTCTAGTGTATGACATCATGAGAACACTAAAGGATTGCAACCTTCAG GTTTCTTATGGACGATTCTATGAGAACACAAAAGGGAATTGTGAGCTGGACTTGTTTGTAGTGCAACCAGATGGCAAGAAGATTGTTGACAGCAAGAAGCAAGATGCCTTGTGTTCTCGCTTGAGAGCGGAGCTTTTGTGTCCGCTTCGTGTGGCTGTGGTGAACCGCGGCCCTGACACCGAGCTGTTGGTAGCAAACCCGGTTGAGTTGTCCGGCAGGGGCCGGCCTCTTGTCTTTTATGACATTACTCTTGCCCTCAAAGATCTGAGCACACGCATCTTCTCG GCTGAGATAGTGAGACACATGATCCGAGATCGGGAGTGGGAGGTCTACAGATTCCTGCTAGATGAAGGATTCTGTCCTTCGGTGCCAAGGAACAAAATCGAGGAAGGTGTAAGAAATATACTGATGGGTTGGGAATAG